A window of Rhodopirellula halodulae contains these coding sequences:
- a CDS encoding sigma-54-dependent transcriptional regulator: MTPKRILIADDEPLYRETTAEFLREEGYECVCVEDAEDASTVAAEHSFDLILTDLNMPGNLKLEWLHEGRTRHSQIPMIVVTGVPSIPSAIESIRLGITDYLLKPVKFEELLAAVEKALSSTARQSRATASVETTYAGRDQSSGETTASDSLASDSLASDSLDSEATSSVIGTCESMAEIKRIVQKIASSNTNVLITGESGTGKEVIARLIHRLSDRANHTFQVIDCTAIPESLFESVLFGHVQGAFTGAVRDQTGLLRASDGGTAFLDELGELPAASQAKMLRLIQEQTFTPVGETESIRVDTRFVCATNRDIHAEVDSGQFRRDLYYRLAVIHLELPPLRERGDDITLLANHFLKLLRPKGSNVQSFAESTVQCFHHYRWPGNIRELRNVVERSIALAQSNVIEPHDLPRPLREPSVSESLSVAELAEVSRDEALDTADRTYLKTLLSKHRGVIASAARQAGLSRQGMNKLLKRHGIDANEFRQTTEL, from the coding sequence ATGACGCCAAAACGAATTTTGATCGCAGACGACGAACCGCTCTACCGTGAAACCACCGCGGAGTTTCTTCGCGAGGAAGGGTACGAGTGTGTTTGCGTGGAGGATGCTGAGGACGCGAGTACCGTTGCGGCGGAGCATTCATTCGATCTCATCCTGACCGACCTCAATATGCCAGGAAATTTGAAGCTGGAATGGCTGCACGAAGGTCGAACCCGGCATTCACAGATCCCAATGATTGTTGTCACTGGCGTGCCATCGATCCCGTCGGCGATCGAAAGCATTCGATTGGGCATCACGGACTATCTATTGAAACCCGTCAAGTTCGAGGAGCTGCTCGCGGCCGTCGAAAAGGCGTTGTCGTCCACAGCTCGGCAATCGCGGGCGACGGCATCGGTCGAGACAACCTATGCGGGACGCGACCAATCATCCGGTGAAACGACAGCCAGTGATAGTCTGGCCAGTGACAGTCTGGCCAGTGACAGTCTGGACAGCGAGGCGACTTCCTCGGTGATCGGCACTTGCGAGTCGATGGCGGAGATCAAACGCATCGTGCAGAAGATCGCCAGCAGCAACACCAACGTGTTGATCACTGGCGAGAGCGGCACCGGCAAAGAAGTCATCGCTCGGCTCATTCATCGATTGAGTGATCGTGCCAATCACACATTTCAAGTCATCGATTGCACGGCCATCCCAGAGTCGCTGTTCGAATCGGTGCTGTTCGGGCATGTTCAAGGCGCATTCACGGGAGCGGTGCGTGATCAGACGGGGTTGCTGAGAGCCTCGGATGGCGGAACAGCGTTCTTGGATGAACTGGGGGAGTTGCCCGCCGCTTCCCAAGCAAAAATGCTGCGTTTGATTCAGGAGCAAACGTTCACTCCGGTCGGCGAAACAGAATCCATTCGCGTGGACACTCGATTCGTGTGCGCGACCAACCGTGACATTCACGCGGAAGTGGATAGCGGACAGTTCCGACGCGACCTCTATTATCGTTTGGCGGTGATTCACCTGGAGTTGCCACCGCTTCGCGAACGAGGCGATGACATCACGCTGCTAGCAAATCACTTCCTAAAACTGCTCCGCCCGAAGGGTTCGAACGTGCAATCATTCGCGGAGTCGACGGTTCAGTGTTTCCACCACTATCGATGGCCAGGAAATATTCGCGAATTGAGGAACGTGGTGGAGCGATCGATCGCGTTGGCACAAAGCAATGTCATTGAACCACACGATTTGCCGCGACCGCTCAGAGAGCCGTCTGTTTCGGAAAGCCTGTCCGTTGCCGAATTGGCGGAGGTTTCGCGAGACGAAGCGTTGGACACAGCGGATCGAACCTACCTCAAAACATTGTTGTCAAAACATCGCGGGGTGATTGCCAGTGCAGCTCGACAAGCCGGGTTGTCACGCCAAGGCATGAACAAATTGCTGAAACGACATGGCATCGACGCGAACGAATTCCGGCAAACCACGGAGTTATAG
- a CDS encoding HPP family protein, producing the protein MQSNSVQLNFMRALRWLGIEIVETSFTDKLVSTIGATCAILCVIWITQWNVPAIAAAGVVASMGASAVLLYAVPHGPLSQPWPVLAGHTLSAMIGVTCQQWISHPSLATAAAVGLAIGLMIQCRCIHPPGGATAFTAVMGGTAIHELGYAYVIYPVFLNALVMASVAVLINAPFAWRRYPAAWRIDRKENVNLQQRELSLDHERVLSAIRSLDTFVDISEDDLTQLVQTLNESMPSNQSPSEPTPATVRLRQSESRWQQSDESDSSISVPSESHPRSS; encoded by the coding sequence ATGCAATCCAACTCTGTTCAGTTGAACTTCATGCGAGCGTTACGATGGCTCGGCATTGAGATCGTTGAAACCAGTTTCACTGATAAATTGGTTTCGACCATCGGTGCCACTTGCGCAATTTTGTGCGTGATTTGGATCACGCAGTGGAACGTACCGGCAATCGCTGCTGCCGGAGTGGTTGCATCCATGGGTGCGAGTGCGGTGCTGCTGTACGCGGTTCCCCATGGCCCACTCTCACAACCCTGGCCCGTGCTGGCGGGACACACGTTGTCGGCCATGATCGGTGTCACTTGCCAACAATGGATCTCACATCCGAGTCTGGCGACCGCGGCCGCCGTCGGGTTGGCGATCGGCCTGATGATCCAGTGTCGCTGCATTCATCCGCCCGGTGGCGCGACCGCGTTCACCGCGGTGATGGGTGGCACCGCGATCCACGAATTGGGATATGCCTACGTCATCTATCCCGTTTTCTTGAATGCGTTGGTGATGGCATCCGTCGCAGTTCTCATCAACGCGCCGTTCGCGTGGCGTCGCTACCCGGCAGCATGGCGAATCGATCGTAAAGAAAACGTCAACCTGCAACAACGCGAATTGTCGCTGGATCACGAACGCGTCTTGTCCGCCATTCGCTCCCTCGACACGTTTGTCGATATCAGCGAAGACGACCTGACGCAGTTAGTCCAAACGTTGAACGAATCGATGCCGTCCAACCAGTCACCGAGCGAGCCAACTCCCGCAACGGTGAGGCTACGCCAATCCGAGTCTCGATGGCAACAATCGGACGAAAGCGATTCATCGATCTCGGTTCCCAGTGAGTCTCACCCGCGGTCAAGCTAG
- a CDS encoding ribonucleoside-diphosphate reductase subunit alpha, translating into MTVRCPRVRPRHASERIFEMQSAAVSTIRVTKRDGRIVPFDPQRIANALRKAFEAEAQHSGETITEDHVASEIDHIIACVIQATSTHAGQTLSVEEIQDRVEIGLMERSHFRVSRRYILYRTEHARQRAVRMTSNELDDLPASHTDNDSRLNVEIEPGIRIPFQRGRLLRFLRAIPEANTDEIDVEDLVDEVVRGAFDAMTPRDIAKLLVLSARSRIERDPAYDRLAAALQRAVLYRETLGVTQVDPDFESLYRSRFELNLIEGIRAKRISEELKSFDLDRLSNAMVPQRDQAFRYLGVQTLYDRYLLHLDGRRIETPQMFWMRVAMGLALAEEPNQRDERAIKFYVLLSTFRFTSATPTLFNSGTCHPQLSSCYLTTVQDDLAHIFKSFSDNAMLSKWAGGLGNDWTNVRATGALIQGTNGTSQGVIPFLKVVNDAAVAVNQGGKRKGAVCAYMEPWHLDFEEFLDLRKNTGDDRRRTHDMHTAAWIPDLFMQRVRDNQSWTLFSPDEVPDLHDLYGEEFNRRYELCEQMAREGKLRQHRTVSALELWRKLLTRTFETGHPWVTFKDPSNLRSPQDHVGVVHSSNLCTEILLNTSESETAVCNLGSVNLAAHVIDGRLDVQKLRQTVTTGMRMLDNVIDINFYPTKEAETANRRHRPVGLGLMGFQDALQMLGLSYASEEAMQFADESMEQISYFAIHASSQLARERGQYETFEGSKWDRGLLPIDTVSLVRKHRSVACSMDTQQTMDWTEVRQSIAEHGMRNSNCLAIAPTATISTIVGVSQSIEPTYKYLYAKSNLSGDFIQVNPVLVSSLKERGLWNADLLDELKYHDGTLAEMPSIPADIKELFVSAFELDAKWLLEAASRRQKWIDQGQSLNLYVAKPSGKTIDAMYQMAWEKGLKTTYYLRSLAATQVEKSTVDVNRHGIQPRWMKSQSSSNDIRIDRENAAVASPNLAEPTVSACLLSDPDCEACQ; encoded by the coding sequence ATGACTGTGAGATGTCCGCGGGTGAGACCACGGCATGCTTCAGAAAGGATCTTTGAAATGCAATCAGCCGCTGTCTCGACCATCCGAGTCACCAAACGTGATGGTCGCATCGTCCCGTTTGACCCACAACGAATCGCAAATGCACTGCGTAAGGCATTTGAAGCGGAAGCCCAGCACTCGGGCGAAACAATCACCGAAGATCACGTCGCATCCGAAATCGACCACATCATCGCGTGCGTGATCCAGGCAACGTCCACGCACGCCGGCCAAACGTTGAGCGTTGAGGAGATCCAAGACCGTGTCGAGATCGGGTTGATGGAACGCTCGCACTTCCGCGTTTCGCGTCGTTACATCCTCTACCGGACCGAGCACGCCCGCCAACGTGCCGTGCGGATGACGAGCAACGAACTGGATGATCTGCCCGCGTCCCACACGGACAATGATTCGCGGTTGAATGTGGAGATCGAACCGGGAATTCGCATTCCTTTTCAACGCGGTCGCTTGTTGCGTTTCTTGCGAGCCATCCCCGAGGCCAACACGGACGAAATCGATGTGGAGGATCTGGTCGACGAAGTCGTGCGAGGCGCGTTTGACGCGATGACGCCCCGTGACATTGCGAAGTTGTTGGTGCTGTCCGCACGCAGTCGTATCGAACGCGACCCGGCGTACGATCGGCTGGCGGCGGCTTTGCAACGAGCGGTGCTCTACCGAGAAACGTTGGGGGTGACACAGGTTGATCCCGATTTCGAATCTCTGTACCGCAGTCGCTTCGAATTGAACTTGATCGAAGGAATCCGGGCCAAGCGAATTTCGGAAGAGTTGAAGTCGTTTGATTTGGATCGTTTATCGAATGCGATGGTGCCGCAGCGCGATCAGGCGTTCCGATATCTGGGCGTGCAGACGCTCTACGATCGCTACCTGCTGCATCTCGACGGCCGGCGAATTGAAACGCCACAAATGTTTTGGATGCGAGTGGCGATGGGCCTGGCTTTGGCGGAAGAACCAAACCAACGGGATGAACGTGCGATCAAGTTTTATGTACTGCTGTCGACGTTCCGCTTCACCAGTGCCACGCCGACGCTGTTCAATTCAGGAACCTGCCATCCACAACTCAGCAGTTGCTACCTGACCACCGTGCAGGATGATCTGGCGCATATCTTCAAAAGTTTTTCTGACAACGCGATGCTTTCGAAGTGGGCGGGCGGTCTGGGGAACGACTGGACCAACGTGCGTGCCACCGGTGCCTTGATCCAAGGCACCAACGGAACCAGCCAAGGCGTGATTCCGTTTCTGAAAGTCGTGAACGACGCGGCGGTGGCGGTGAACCAGGGCGGCAAACGCAAAGGAGCGGTCTGTGCCTACATGGAGCCTTGGCATTTGGATTTCGAGGAATTCCTCGATCTGCGAAAGAACACCGGTGATGACCGGCGCCGCACTCACGACATGCACACCGCCGCATGGATCCCGGACCTGTTCATGCAACGGGTTCGCGACAATCAATCGTGGACCTTGTTTTCACCGGACGAGGTTCCGGATCTGCATGATTTGTATGGTGAAGAATTCAATCGTCGCTACGAACTGTGCGAACAAATGGCTCGGGAAGGAAAGCTGCGACAACACCGAACGGTTTCGGCATTGGAGCTTTGGCGGAAACTTCTGACTCGCACGTTTGAAACCGGCCACCCCTGGGTCACGTTCAAAGATCCATCTAATTTGCGGAGTCCTCAGGACCACGTCGGTGTGGTGCACAGCAGCAATCTCTGCACGGAAATTCTGCTCAATACCAGCGAATCAGAAACCGCGGTTTGCAATCTGGGCAGCGTCAATTTGGCGGCTCACGTCATTGATGGACGACTGGATGTGCAGAAACTTCGCCAGACCGTCACGACGGGCATGCGAATGCTGGACAACGTGATCGACATCAATTTCTATCCAACGAAGGAAGCCGAAACGGCGAACCGAAGGCATCGGCCGGTCGGATTGGGGTTGATGGGATTCCAAGACGCTTTGCAGATGCTGGGGCTGAGCTACGCCAGCGAAGAAGCCATGCAATTCGCGGATGAAAGCATGGAACAGATCAGCTATTTCGCGATCCATGCCTCGTCGCAACTGGCTCGCGAACGTGGCCAATACGAAACGTTCGAAGGTTCGAAATGGGACCGAGGCCTGTTGCCAATTGATACGGTTTCGCTGGTGCGGAAACACCGCAGCGTGGCGTGCAGCATGGACACCCAGCAAACGATGGATTGGACGGAGGTCAGGCAGTCTATCGCCGAACATGGAATGCGAAACAGCAATTGCTTGGCGATCGCTCCAACCGCAACCATCTCGACAATCGTCGGTGTCTCGCAGTCCATTGAACCGACCTACAAGTACTTGTACGCCAAAAGCAACCTTTCCGGTGATTTCATCCAGGTCAATCCGGTTCTGGTATCCAGCCTGAAAGAACGTGGCTTATGGAACGCCGATCTGTTGGATGAGCTGAAGTATCACGATGGCACGCTGGCTGAGATGCCAAGCATTCCTGCGGACATCAAAGAACTGTTCGTCAGCGCGTTCGAATTGGACGCGAAGTGGTTGTTGGAAGCCGCCTCGCGTCGGCAAAAATGGATCGACCAAGGACAGTCGCTCAATCTCTATGTCGCCAAACCAAGTGGCAAAACCATCGATGCGATGTACCAAATGGCTTGGGAAAAAGGTCTGAAGACGACGTACTACCTGCGATCGCTGGCGGCGACGCAGGTCGAAAAATCGACGGTGGATGTCAACCGTCACGGGATCCAGCCGCGTTGGATGAAGTCGCAAAGTTCATCCAACGATATTCGCATCGATCGTGAAAACGCCGCGGTCGCATCTCCCAATTTGGCGGAGCCCACCGTGTCGGCTTGCTTGCTGTCGGACCCCGACTGCGAAGCGTGCCAATAG
- a CDS encoding PAS domain-containing sensor histidine kinase: MTQTDQQANSTPRRGDPIAARFFRAIAESTVDWESWHSATGEVLWVNKAVTRFTGFSPEECLAMEDYPLPVVAEEDRPLLADSMKGAMLGTTRNNVEFRVQHRDGTSKWMAISWQPMIDEHGVAFGFRTSVRDVTERRQMREMLRLQNLHLEQLVEERTAKIAQLEQHRLRMEKVAALGELAAGVAHEINNPLAGIRNAFALLKRHLPKDVKHHDKLDLIDAEIERIRGITHQMYQLYGPSQQTPRTFDLERMMAEVASLTHPMARKARVKIQWDTPKLPADCGLGQGEVCLREGEVKQILLNLIHNAIQASSTGQCVRVAAAEVGRQIELQVSDDGVGMDREVIARIFEPFFSTKTATVGQGMGLGLSVTRGLVEAMHGNIHVDSSSGKGTTFVVRLPRKMDLDVGSDQ, encoded by the coding sequence ATGACGCAAACCGATCAACAAGCAAACAGCACGCCGCGGCGTGGGGACCCCATTGCGGCACGTTTCTTTCGCGCGATTGCTGAGAGCACGGTGGATTGGGAAAGCTGGCACTCAGCGACCGGAGAAGTTCTATGGGTGAACAAGGCGGTGACTCGTTTCACCGGTTTCTCGCCTGAGGAGTGTTTGGCGATGGAGGACTATCCGCTGCCGGTTGTGGCCGAAGAGGACAGACCGTTGCTGGCCGATTCAATGAAGGGCGCGATGTTGGGCACGACACGAAACAATGTCGAGTTCCGCGTCCAGCATCGTGACGGAACCAGCAAGTGGATGGCGATTTCATGGCAGCCGATGATCGACGAACACGGTGTTGCGTTTGGCTTTCGAACCAGTGTTCGAGACGTGACGGAACGTCGGCAGATGCGTGAGATGCTACGTTTGCAGAACCTGCATCTTGAACAACTGGTGGAGGAACGCACGGCGAAGATCGCGCAGCTCGAACAACATCGGCTGCGGATGGAAAAGGTGGCGGCCTTGGGCGAGTTGGCTGCGGGAGTGGCCCATGAAATCAACAATCCGTTGGCCGGAATACGCAACGCGTTTGCGTTGCTGAAAAGGCATCTTCCCAAAGATGTCAAACATCATGACAAGTTGGATTTGATTGATGCGGAGATTGAACGTATCCGTGGAATCACTCACCAAATGTATCAACTGTATGGACCGAGCCAACAAACACCGCGAACGTTTGACCTAGAAAGAATGATGGCGGAAGTCGCGTCGCTGACCCATCCCATGGCTCGAAAGGCGCGTGTGAAGATTCAATGGGACACGCCCAAATTGCCTGCGGATTGCGGACTGGGACAGGGGGAGGTGTGCCTGCGTGAGGGGGAGGTAAAACAAATCTTGCTGAACCTCATTCACAACGCCATTCAAGCCTCCTCCACCGGTCAATGTGTTCGAGTTGCCGCGGCGGAGGTCGGGAGACAGATTGAACTGCAAGTGAGTGATGACGGTGTCGGAATGGATCGCGAGGTGATCGCCCGCATCTTTGAGCCCTTCTTCAGCACGAAGACAGCAACCGTCGGACAAGGCATGGGATTAGGACTCTCGGTCACCCGGGGATTGGTCGAGGCAATGCACGGCAACATTCACGTCGACAGTTCATCGGGAAAGGGGACGACGTTTGTGGTGAGACTGCCTCGAAAAATGGATCTTGATGTGGGGAGTGATCAATGA
- a CDS encoding AAA family ATPase: MTVHDDILAWSSDQSHWKRDALRRIIEKGGFDHTDTDELTAACRDAHGLSEDSAPELTLLAAEHIPSRDRAGRKITLRSISETENVNALDSKQKLLFAASGLTVVFGYNGSGKSGYGRILRRACRARSKGDPILPNVMSDATDDPASAVITHAVDDVDQSPIQWIDGQQSPDGLGSISFFDSDCASAHVRDKNDVAFTPFGLEILPTLGDLCRSVQEKLDAEKKRLENEAPSFLRNQHATGDTKVGRTLTGLKGSTKPEDLDVLASLSDDELKRLKELPVQLASDPKAEAKKFRVQGGRITTLSRSLAEAEKSLSDNAIKAIKALATDAAVKAKAAQAAASMNFNDDPLDGIGEPVWRELWEAARRFSTVAIPDAEFPETDREDAVCVLCQQTLDDDAKDRLKRFEKFVRDDSAQQSAKAATALTNAVEALGKLDLRGEGLREQLKDVEAVDKAAAQAVRDQLATLLRRWRAVKLAHESADWSFDAPGTLTDVGDQLGSLIKAIAVRASETEKSTDAAVRKKLSGELAELQARQWLATVLGDVKEHVLRLADITKLKTAIKDTKTTAITAKSKELAKSYVTDRLRNAFADEIKKMQQGVRRLNVELVSAEGRHGRTYYRVQLVGASDANLGTVVSEGEHRCIALAGFLSELATEPSKSTVVFDDPVTSLDHHWRGCFAQRLVKEAADRQIIVFTHDIVFLHDLVAGAEQYSVPIELRRVQSNRDSCGFVNDGLPWIAQKTLPRIDELEKRARATRSDFDAHNDDEYERSIFGLYGDMRATVERAVEEKLFLGIVVRHQDYISLGNLKKISTITLDHCERLQKLFKRCCDITSAHDRASLRSFGVPTPDDALDDLVELRAIIDDVKEKQKAL; encoded by the coding sequence ATGACGGTCCACGACGACATCCTTGCGTGGTCGAGCGACCAGTCGCACTGGAAACGCGATGCGTTGCGGCGCATCATTGAAAAGGGCGGCTTTGATCACACCGACACCGATGAATTGACCGCAGCCTGTCGTGATGCTCATGGCTTGAGCGAAGATTCGGCACCGGAGCTGACGCTACTGGCGGCAGAGCACATTCCTTCTCGCGATCGGGCTGGCCGCAAGATCACGCTTCGATCGATTTCCGAAACTGAAAACGTAAACGCTCTGGACTCAAAGCAGAAGTTGCTGTTTGCTGCATCCGGATTGACGGTCGTGTTCGGGTATAATGGATCAGGAAAAAGCGGATACGGGCGTATTCTGCGCCGTGCCTGCCGTGCCCGCAGCAAGGGTGATCCAATCCTACCCAATGTTATGAGCGATGCGACGGACGATCCCGCCAGTGCGGTTATCACCCATGCTGTCGATGATGTCGATCAATCCCCTATTCAATGGATCGACGGGCAGCAGTCTCCCGATGGACTCGGTTCGATCAGTTTTTTCGATTCCGATTGTGCCTCGGCGCATGTTCGCGACAAGAACGATGTCGCTTTCACTCCGTTCGGTCTTGAAATCCTGCCAACTCTCGGCGATCTATGCCGATCAGTTCAAGAAAAGCTGGATGCGGAAAAGAAACGCCTCGAAAACGAAGCCCCTTCATTTCTGCGAAACCAACATGCGACCGGTGATACCAAGGTGGGAAGAACGCTGACCGGTCTGAAAGGCTCGACGAAGCCCGAGGATTTGGACGTACTGGCTTCTTTGAGTGACGACGAATTGAAACGGTTGAAAGAGCTTCCGGTTCAGTTGGCTTCCGATCCGAAAGCAGAAGCAAAAAAATTTCGCGTTCAAGGTGGCCGCATCACGACGCTGAGTCGTTCGCTTGCTGAAGCTGAGAAGTCACTGTCTGACAACGCAATCAAGGCCATTAAGGCTCTTGCAACGGACGCTGCTGTCAAAGCGAAGGCTGCTCAGGCTGCGGCATCAATGAACTTCAACGATGATCCGTTAGACGGAATTGGTGAGCCCGTTTGGCGAGAGCTATGGGAAGCAGCCCGTCGTTTCTCCACGGTTGCAATCCCAGACGCAGAATTTCCTGAAACTGACCGGGAAGATGCTGTTTGCGTTCTGTGTCAACAGACACTCGATGACGATGCAAAAGATCGGCTCAAGCGTTTCGAGAAATTTGTACGCGACGACAGTGCCCAGCAATCCGCGAAAGCAGCGACTGCGCTGACAAACGCAGTGGAAGCATTAGGTAAGCTCGATCTTCGTGGGGAAGGCCTTCGCGAGCAGTTGAAAGACGTGGAGGCGGTCGATAAGGCCGCCGCTCAAGCAGTGCGGGATCAGCTTGCAACTCTGCTTCGACGCTGGCGAGCGGTTAAATTGGCACACGAGTCCGCCGACTGGTCATTTGATGCCCCGGGTACGCTCACCGATGTTGGCGATCAACTGGGGTCACTCATCAAAGCAATCGCTGTTCGTGCATCTGAGACTGAAAAGTCAACCGATGCTGCGGTACGCAAGAAGCTATCGGGTGAACTCGCAGAGCTACAGGCCCGCCAGTGGTTGGCAACGGTACTGGGTGACGTGAAAGAGCATGTCTTGCGACTTGCCGATATCACCAAGTTGAAAACGGCGATCAAGGACACCAAGACGACCGCCATCACGGCAAAAAGTAAAGAGCTCGCCAAGTCTTACGTGACCGATAGGCTCCGCAATGCTTTTGCGGACGAAATCAAAAAGATGCAGCAAGGCGTTCGTCGGCTGAACGTGGAGTTAGTCTCTGCCGAAGGAAGGCACGGACGGACTTACTACCGCGTGCAGCTCGTCGGTGCCAGCGATGCGAACCTGGGCACCGTGGTTTCGGAAGGTGAGCATCGTTGCATCGCTCTGGCTGGGTTCTTGTCTGAGCTCGCGACGGAACCATCGAAGTCGACGGTCGTGTTTGACGACCCGGTCACGTCCCTCGACCACCATTGGCGAGGCTGCTTTGCCCAGCGATTGGTTAAAGAAGCCGCTGACCGACAAATCATCGTCTTTACACACGACATCGTGTTCTTGCATGACCTTGTTGCGGGAGCCGAACAATACAGCGTTCCGATCGAGTTACGACGGGTCCAGTCAAATCGCGATAGCTGCGGCTTCGTAAACGACGGGCTGCCGTGGATTGCCCAGAAGACGTTGCCAAGGATCGATGAATTGGAGAAACGTGCAAGAGCAACTCGAAGTGATTTCGACGCCCACAATGATGACGAGTACGAACGTTCAATTTTTGGGCTATACGGTGATATGCGTGCAACCGTCGAGCGGGCCGTCGAAGAAAAGCTCTTTCTCGGAATCGTTGTTCGGCATCAGGATTACATCAGCCTTGGCAACCTGAAGAAGATTTCTACCATCACGCTGGACCATTGTGAGCGACTACAAAAGCTTTTCAAGCGTTGTTGTGATATTACGTCAGCTCACGACCGAGCATCGCTGCGAAGCTTCGGTGTACCGACGCCAGACGACGCACTCGATGATCTTGTTGAATTGCGTGCGATCATCGACGATGTGAAAGAAAAGCAAAAGGCGTTGTAG
- a CDS encoding ribonucleotide-diphosphate reductase subunit beta has protein sequence MNAKTNPTRRFTADEKRLINCNQVDVNQLMPLKYNWAWEHYTNGCANHWMPTEVPMTKDIETWRSGQLSDAERHVIMRNLGFFSTAESLVGNNLVLAIFKHVTNAECRQYLLRQAFEEAVHSHTFLYVVDSLGLDEKEVFNMYHEVPTIARKDAFETALTREVLDPNFTTDTMQGAQAFLKNLIGYYLIMEGIFFYTGFVMVLSFHRRNLMTGIGEQFQYILRDETIHLNFGIDLINGIKAENPELWTVEFQQQMVQHVRDAVELELEYAADCLPTGVMGLNADLFRDYVQHIADRRLERIGLPVQYGSSNPFPWMSETMDLAKEKNFFETRVTEYQSAGSLSWD, from the coding sequence ATGAACGCGAAGACAAACCCAACGCGACGTTTCACCGCCGACGAAAAACGTCTGATCAACTGCAATCAAGTGGATGTGAACCAGTTGATGCCGCTGAAGTACAACTGGGCGTGGGAACACTACACCAATGGTTGTGCCAATCATTGGATGCCGACGGAGGTGCCGATGACCAAGGACATCGAAACGTGGCGAAGCGGTCAGCTAAGCGATGCCGAGCGTCACGTCATCATGCGAAACCTCGGTTTTTTCTCGACTGCGGAAAGCTTGGTGGGCAACAACCTCGTGTTGGCGATTTTCAAACACGTCACCAACGCGGAATGTCGGCAATACCTGCTTCGACAAGCGTTCGAAGAAGCGGTTCACTCGCACACGTTTCTCTACGTGGTCGACAGTCTTGGTCTGGACGAAAAAGAAGTCTTCAACATGTACCACGAGGTGCCGACAATCGCTCGCAAAGACGCGTTCGAAACGGCGTTGACGCGTGAGGTATTGGACCCGAACTTCACGACGGACACGATGCAGGGCGCACAAGCCTTTTTGAAGAACTTGATCGGTTACTACCTGATCATGGAAGGCATTTTCTTTTACACCGGGTTTGTGATGGTGTTGTCATTCCATCGCCGCAACTTGATGACAGGGATCGGAGAACAGTTCCAGTACATCCTTCGTGACGAAACCATTCACCTGAATTTCGGCATCGATCTGATCAATGGAATCAAAGCCGAGAATCCGGAGCTTTGGACGGTGGAGTTCCAGCAACAGATGGTGCAACACGTTCGCGATGCGGTCGAGTTGGAATTGGAGTACGCCGCGGATTGTCTGCCGACGGGCGTGATGGGATTGAACGCGGACCTATTCCGTGACTACGTCCAACACATCGCGGATCGTCGTTTGGAGCGGATCGGGTTGCCGGTTCAGTACGGATCCTCCAACCCGTTTCCTTGGATGAGCGAGACGATGGACTTAGCAAAAGAGAAGAACTTCTTCGAAACTCGTGTCACCGAGTATCAATCCGCGGGAAGTCTGAGCTGGGATTGA